The following coding sequences are from one Gemmatimonadaceae bacterium window:
- a CDS encoding DUF2490 domain-containing protein, which yields MRSRPLLLLLGALLAAPSLPAQPWTTRHQDALWVGAFVDQPLTKRAAFWFDGSWRRMDLGDKPQQLLLRPGLQWTLTPGVRVAAGAAYIATAPYGSLPAANPSRETRLWQQLLLTHKAGRVAVTQRYRLEQRWIHPLVPSTDVDDEDGVLVRGRAAYQNRLRYMGRGQIDLPGVRLATRPVFAYAWDELLMPLGGPNQTFTIGQNRASVGVGLPVSATMRAEVGYMNLYNAFAARRANEINHTLWVSWHYTGKARR from the coding sequence ATGCGTTCCCGCCCTCTGCTGCTTCTGCTTGGCGCGCTCCTCGCCGCGCCGTCACTCCCTGCGCAACCCTGGACCACCCGCCATCAGGACGCCCTCTGGGTCGGCGCCTTTGTGGATCAGCCCCTCACGAAGCGCGCGGCCTTCTGGTTCGATGGCTCCTGGCGCCGTATGGACCTCGGGGACAAGCCGCAGCAGCTCCTGCTGCGCCCTGGCCTTCAGTGGACGCTCACCCCGGGGGTCCGGGTGGCCGCAGGCGCGGCGTACATCGCCACGGCGCCCTACGGCAGCCTGCCGGCCGCCAACCCGAGCCGCGAAACCCGGCTGTGGCAGCAGCTCCTGCTCACCCACAAGGCCGGGCGGGTCGCGGTGACCCAGCGCTACCGGCTGGAGCAGCGGTGGATTCACCCGCTGGTGCCCTCCACCGACGTGGATGACGAAGACGGGGTGCTCGTCCGCGGGCGGGCGGCCTACCAGAATCGCCTGCGGTACATGGGGCGCGGGCAGATCGACCTGCCGGGGGTGCGCCTCGCGACCCGGCCGGTCTTCGCCTATGCCTGGGATGAGCTGCTGATGCCGCTGGGCGGCCCCAATCAGACGTTCACGATTGGCCAGAACCGCGCCTCGGTGGGCGTCGGGCTGCCGGTGTCGGCCACGATGCGTGCCGAAGTCGGGTATATGAATCTCTACAATGCGTTCGCGGCGCGGCGCGCCAACGAGATCAATCACACTCTGTGGGTGTCGTGGCATTACACGGGGAAGGCGCGCCGCTAG